A genomic stretch from Streptomyces sp. QL37 includes:
- a CDS encoding response regulator transcription factor has product MTDAPGTSRVITLLVVDDHPVVRDGLRGMFASAPGFEVLGEAADGVAAVELTTRLDPDVVLMDLRMPGGGGVAAITELTRIGARSRVLVLTTYDTDTDTLPAIEAGATGYLLKDAPRDELFTAVRAAADGRTVLSPAVASRLISLVRAPAAPGHESLSARECEVLRLVAKGTSNREIAAELFISEATVKTHLTHVFAKLGAKDRAAAVAVAYERGILG; this is encoded by the coding sequence ATGACAGATGCCCCGGGAACCTCGCGCGTCATCACCCTGCTCGTCGTCGACGACCACCCCGTCGTACGGGACGGTCTGCGCGGCATGTTCGCCTCGGCCCCCGGCTTCGAGGTGCTCGGTGAGGCGGCCGACGGGGTGGCAGCCGTCGAGCTCACCACCCGCCTGGACCCCGACGTCGTCCTGATGGACCTGCGGATGCCGGGCGGCGGGGGAGTCGCGGCCATCACCGAGCTGACCAGGATCGGCGCCCGGTCCCGGGTGCTCGTCCTCACCACGTACGACACCGATACCGACACCCTGCCCGCCATCGAGGCGGGCGCGACCGGCTATCTGCTCAAGGACGCGCCCCGGGACGAGCTCTTCACCGCCGTACGCGCCGCCGCCGACGGCCGCACCGTGCTGTCGCCGGCCGTCGCCTCACGGCTCATCTCGCTGGTGCGCGCCCCGGCCGCGCCCGGCCACGAGTCGTTGTCCGCGCGTGAGTGCGAGGTGCTCCGGCTCGTCGCCAAGGGCACCTCGAACCGGGAGATCGCCGCCGAGCTGTTCATCAGCGAGGCGACGGTGAAGACCCACCTCACCCATGTCTTCGCCAAGCTGGGTGCCAAGGACCGCGCGGCGGCCGTGGCCGTCGCCTACGAGCGCGGCATCCTCGGCTGA
- the glgX gene encoding glycogen debranching protein GlgX — protein MPLGARYRVGPDGVAGTNFALWAGGAEAVELCLFDERGTETRLPLTELTHEIWHGFVPGVGAGQRYGYRVHGRWDPWTGARWNAAKLLLDPYARAVDGSFTLPPEVYGHVRDWPEQHVADTVRDDRDSAPYVPKAVVVHDDDDWAEDRRPKTPWADTVIYELHVRGFTELHPDIPPELRGTYAGLAHPAAIGHLRRLGVTAVELLPVHQFAHEDHLLRRGLHNYWGYNSIGYFAPHADYAASGTTGQQVGEFKQMVRALHDAGIEVILDVVYNHTAEAGELGPMLSLRGIDNRGYYRLQQDARRYADYTGCGNTLHVVQPQVLRLITDSLRYWVTEMGVDGFRFDLAAALARSMHDVDMLSPFLAVIAQDPVLRRVKLIAEPWDVGNGGYQVGAFPPLWTEWNDRYRDAVRDFWRGALPDVRDIGYRLTGSSDLYAWGGRRPYASVNFVTAHDGFTLRDLVSYEQKHNEANGEGSRDGTNDNRSWNCGAEGETDDPDVNALRLRQLRNLLTTLLLSTGVPMLVAGDEMGRTQGGNNNAYCQDNEVSWLDWSLLEEPRWRELTELTARVLALRHRHPVLRRRAFFAGTPQAPDGLRDLAWFTAQGAEMTEADWYAPAATLGLYLSGRDIPGRDARGGQITDDSFLAVLHADHRPCEFRLPGPPWAQAYELVLDTSREDQATAPGTLHRGGSELTVEGRSVLLLRVAE, from the coding sequence ATGCCGTTGGGAGCACGCTACCGGGTCGGTCCGGACGGGGTCGCGGGCACCAACTTCGCCCTCTGGGCGGGTGGGGCCGAAGCCGTCGAGCTCTGCCTCTTCGACGAGCGCGGCACCGAGACCCGTCTCCCGCTGACCGAACTGACCCATGAGATCTGGCACGGCTTCGTCCCGGGCGTCGGCGCGGGGCAGCGCTACGGCTACCGGGTGCACGGCCGCTGGGACCCCTGGACCGGCGCCCGCTGGAACGCGGCGAAGCTGCTCCTCGACCCGTACGCCCGCGCGGTGGACGGCTCGTTCACCCTGCCGCCCGAGGTGTACGGCCATGTGAGGGACTGGCCCGAGCAGCACGTCGCCGACACCGTGCGCGACGACCGGGACTCCGCGCCGTACGTCCCCAAGGCCGTCGTCGTGCATGACGACGACGACTGGGCGGAGGACCGCAGGCCCAAGACCCCGTGGGCGGACACGGTCATCTACGAACTGCACGTGCGCGGCTTCACCGAGCTCCACCCGGACATCCCGCCCGAGCTGCGCGGCACCTACGCCGGGCTCGCCCACCCCGCCGCGATCGGCCACCTCCGGCGCCTCGGTGTGACCGCCGTCGAACTGCTCCCGGTCCACCAGTTCGCCCACGAGGACCATCTGCTGCGGCGCGGACTGCACAACTACTGGGGCTACAACTCGATCGGCTACTTCGCCCCGCACGCGGACTACGCGGCGAGCGGCACGACGGGACAGCAGGTCGGCGAGTTCAAACAGATGGTGCGCGCCCTGCACGACGCCGGGATCGAGGTGATCCTCGACGTGGTCTACAACCACACGGCGGAGGCCGGCGAGCTCGGCCCGATGCTCTCCCTGCGCGGCATCGACAACCGCGGCTACTACCGCCTCCAGCAGGACGCCCGCCGCTACGCGGACTACACCGGCTGCGGAAACACGCTGCACGTGGTCCAGCCGCAGGTCCTCCGGCTGATCACGGACTCGCTCCGCTACTGGGTGACGGAGATGGGCGTCGACGGCTTCCGCTTCGACCTGGCGGCCGCGCTCGCCCGCTCGATGCACGACGTGGACATGCTCTCCCCGTTCCTGGCGGTGATCGCCCAGGACCCGGTGCTGCGCCGGGTCAAGCTGATCGCCGAACCGTGGGACGTCGGCAACGGCGGCTACCAGGTGGGCGCCTTCCCACCGCTGTGGACGGAGTGGAACGACCGCTACCGGGACGCCGTACGCGACTTCTGGCGCGGCGCCCTGCCCGACGTACGTGACATCGGCTACCGGCTCACCGGGTCGAGCGACCTGTACGCCTGGGGCGGCAGGCGGCCGTACGCCTCGGTCAACTTCGTCACCGCGCACGACGGTTTCACCCTGCGCGACCTGGTCAGCTACGAGCAGAAGCACAACGAGGCCAACGGCGAGGGCAGCCGGGACGGCACGAACGACAACCGCTCCTGGAACTGCGGCGCCGAGGGCGAGACCGACGACCCGGACGTCAACGCCCTGCGCCTGAGGCAGCTGCGCAACCTCCTGACCACGCTGCTCCTGTCGACCGGGGTGCCGATGCTGGTGGCGGGCGACGAGATGGGACGTACGCAGGGCGGGAACAACAACGCCTACTGCCAGGACAACGAGGTCAGCTGGCTGGACTGGTCGCTCCTGGAGGAACCCCGCTGGCGGGAGCTGACCGAGCTGACCGCCCGGGTCCTGGCGCTGCGCCACCGCCATCCGGTGCTGCGCCGCCGTGCCTTCTTCGCCGGGACCCCGCAGGCCCCGGACGGCCTGCGGGACCTGGCGTGGTTCACCGCTCAGGGCGCGGAGATGACGGAGGCCGACTGGTACGCACCGGCGGCGACGCTCGGGCTCTATCTCTCCGGGCGCGACATCCCGGGCCGGGACGCCCGGGGCGGGCAGATCACCGACGACAGCTTCCTGGCGGTCCTGCACGCGGACCACCGGCCCTGCGAGTTCCGGCTCCCCGGCCCGCCCTGGGCCCAGGCCTACGAGCTGGTGCTGGACACCTCGCGCGAGGATCAGGCCACGGCCCCCGGCACGCTCCACCGGGGCGGATCGGAGCTCACGGTGGAGGGCAGGTCGGTGCTGCTGCTGCGGGTGGCGGAGTGA
- a CDS encoding Ig-like domain-containing protein produces the protein MNHVAKRARAGSAAVLTWAGLFTVPAVLTGCTGATSLFGDNRSPGDAIRIVPEDGAENVGADSRLGVTVPDGRLERVKVTRTEDAEHQEVPGRISEDGRSWAPRDDTYRLGLAGKYSVEAVAVDEDGHRSARSTTFTTLVPKDRFIGYFKPENRSTVGTGMIVSFDFNRPVRNRAAVEKAIRITTEPRVEVVGHWFGKDRLDFRPARYWEPGTEVTVDVGLRDVEGAPGVYGSQRKKVAFRVGRSQTSVVDARAHTMEVRRDGEVVSTVPITAGAAKTTTYNGKMVVSELHDVTRMDGSTVGFGGEYDIKDVPHAIRLTKSGTFLHGNYWESPDIFGSENTSHGCIGLRDVKGGSSDTPAGWFFERTLVGDVVEVVNSTDKTVAPDNGLGGWNLDWPQWKAGSALR, from the coding sequence GTGAACCACGTAGCGAAGAGAGCACGGGCGGGTTCGGCCGCCGTGCTGACATGGGCAGGACTGTTCACCGTGCCGGCCGTACTGACGGGCTGCACCGGGGCGACGTCGCTCTTCGGGGACAACCGGTCACCCGGCGACGCCATCCGGATCGTCCCCGAGGACGGCGCCGAGAACGTCGGCGCCGACAGCCGGCTCGGAGTGACCGTCCCCGACGGACGGCTCGAACGGGTGAAGGTGACCCGGACGGAGGACGCGGAACACCAGGAGGTGCCGGGCCGGATCTCGGAGGACGGCCGTTCGTGGGCTCCCCGGGACGACACGTACCGGCTCGGGCTGGCCGGGAAGTACAGCGTGGAGGCCGTCGCCGTCGACGAGGACGGCCACCGCTCGGCCCGCAGCACCACGTTCACCACACTGGTCCCCAAGGACCGGTTCATCGGCTACTTCAAGCCGGAGAACCGGTCCACCGTGGGCACCGGAATGATCGTCTCCTTCGACTTCAACCGGCCCGTCAGGAACCGGGCCGCGGTGGAGAAGGCCATCAGGATCACCACGGAACCCCGGGTCGAGGTCGTCGGGCACTGGTTCGGCAAGGACCGGCTCGACTTCCGGCCGGCCCGCTACTGGGAGCCGGGCACCGAGGTGACCGTGGACGTCGGCCTGCGCGACGTGGAGGGCGCGCCGGGGGTGTACGGCAGCCAGCGGAAGAAGGTGGCCTTCCGGGTGGGCCGCTCCCAGACGTCCGTGGTGGACGCCCGGGCGCACACCATGGAGGTACGCCGCGACGGGGAGGTCGTCAGCACGGTGCCGATCACCGCGGGCGCCGCGAAGACGACCACGTACAACGGGAAGATGGTGGTCTCCGAGCTGCACGACGTGACCCGCATGGACGGCAGCACCGTCGGCTTCGGCGGCGAGTACGACATCAAGGACGTGCCCCACGCCATCCGGCTGACGAAGTCGGGGACCTTCCTGCACGGCAACTACTGGGAGTCCCCGGACATCTTCGGCTCCGAGAACACCAGCCACGGCTGCATCGGACTGCGCGACGTGAAGGGCGGCAGCTCGGACACCCCGGCCGGCTGGTTCTTCGAGCGCACCCTCGTGGGCGATGTGGTCGAGGTGGTCAACTCCACCGACAAGACCGTCGCCCCGGACAACGGCCTGGGTGGCTGGAACCTCGACTGGCCGCAGTGGAAGGCGGGCTCGGCCCTGCGCTGA
- a CDS encoding Ig-like domain-containing protein: MNGQPISGAWADAGGERRGRGTRGLLALVLGALLLLVTACGGNGNAADKDGKGPGGKVDDTSASQAVVTIAPKDGADDVATSGALRVSAAKGKLSTVKVADPKGKAVEGKIAADGLSWVPDRHLAAATKYTVHAVAKDDKGRQSAKDTSFTTLVPQNTFIGQYTPEDGSTVGVGMPVSIHFTRGITDPAAVEKAISVTAEPAVRVEPHWFGNDRLDFRPEKYWAAGTKVTVRLDLDGVEGRPGVYGKQAKTVKFTIGRSQVSTVDASSHRMKVVRDGKQIKDIPISAGAPATTTYNGQMVISEKLKVTRMNGDTVGFGGEYDIKDVPHAMRLSTSGTFIHGNYWGASSIFGSTNTSHGCVGLRDVRGAWDSKTPAAWLFDNSLIGDVVIVKNSHDKVIQPDNGLNGWNMDWSEWIK, from the coding sequence TTGAACGGGCAGCCGATATCGGGGGCATGGGCCGACGCGGGCGGGGAACGGCGCGGGCGCGGAACCCGGGGCCTCCTGGCGCTGGTGCTGGGCGCGCTGCTGTTGCTGGTGACCGCGTGCGGGGGCAACGGTAACGCCGCCGACAAGGACGGCAAGGGACCGGGTGGGAAGGTCGACGACACCAGCGCCTCGCAGGCGGTGGTGACCATCGCCCCCAAGGACGGCGCCGACGACGTGGCGACCAGCGGGGCGCTGAGGGTCTCGGCCGCCAAGGGCAAGCTGAGCACGGTGAAGGTCGCGGACCCCAAGGGCAAGGCGGTCGAGGGCAAGATCGCCGCGGACGGCCTCAGCTGGGTGCCGGACCGCCACCTGGCCGCCGCCACCAAGTACACCGTGCACGCGGTCGCCAAGGACGACAAGGGCCGTCAGTCGGCCAAGGACACCAGCTTCACGACGCTGGTCCCGCAGAACACCTTCATCGGTCAGTACACGCCGGAGGACGGCTCGACCGTCGGGGTGGGCATGCCGGTGTCGATCCACTTCACCCGGGGCATCACCGACCCCGCGGCCGTGGAGAAGGCGATCAGTGTGACGGCGGAGCCCGCCGTGCGGGTCGAGCCCCACTGGTTCGGCAACGACCGCCTCGACTTCCGCCCCGAGAAGTACTGGGCGGCGGGCACGAAGGTGACCGTGCGGCTCGACCTCGACGGCGTCGAGGGGCGGCCGGGGGTCTACGGCAAGCAGGCCAAGACCGTGAAGTTCACCATCGGGCGCAGCCAGGTCTCCACGGTCGACGCGAGCTCCCACCGGATGAAGGTGGTCCGTGACGGCAAGCAGATCAAGGACATCCCGATCTCCGCGGGCGCCCCTGCCACGACCACGTACAACGGTCAGATGGTCATCAGCGAGAAGCTCAAGGTGACCCGGATGAACGGCGACACCGTCGGATTCGGCGGCGAGTACGACATCAAGGACGTGCCGCACGCGATGCGCCTGTCGACCTCGGGCACCTTCATCCACGGCAACTACTGGGGCGCGTCCAGCATCTTCGGCTCGACCAACACCAGCCACGGCTGTGTCGGTCTGCGGGACGTGCGCGGCGCCTGGGACAGCAAGACGCCCGCCGCGTGGCTCTTCGACAACTCCCTGATCGGCGACGTCGTCATCGTGAAGAACTCCCACGACAAGGTGATCCAGCCGGACAACGGCCTCAACGGCTGGAACATGGACTGGTCGGAGTGGATCAAGTAG
- a CDS encoding enoyl-CoA hydratase-related protein, with product MTVTLEVQDDVGTIRLDRPPMNALDVAVQDRLRELAEEAGRRDDVRAVILYGGEKVFAAGADIKEMQAMDHTAMVVRSRALQESFTAVARIPKPVVAAVTGYALGGGCELALCADFRIAAENAKLGQPEILLGLIPGAGGTQRLARLVGPSKAKDLIFTGRQVKAEEALAIGLVDRVVPAAEVYEQARAWAARLAKGPALALRAAKESVDAGLETDIDTGLTIERTWFAGLFATEDRERGMRSFVEEGPGKAEFL from the coding sequence ATGACCGTAACCCTCGAAGTACAGGACGACGTCGGCACGATCCGCCTGGACCGGCCGCCGATGAACGCTCTGGACGTCGCCGTCCAGGACCGGCTGCGCGAGCTCGCCGAGGAGGCGGGCCGGCGTGACGACGTACGGGCGGTGATCCTCTACGGCGGCGAGAAGGTCTTCGCGGCGGGCGCGGACATCAAGGAGATGCAGGCGATGGACCATACGGCGATGGTCGTACGCTCCAGGGCCCTGCAGGAGTCCTTCACCGCCGTGGCGCGCATCCCCAAGCCCGTGGTCGCGGCCGTCACCGGCTACGCCCTGGGCGGCGGCTGCGAGCTGGCGCTCTGCGCCGACTTCAGGATCGCCGCGGAGAACGCGAAGCTCGGCCAGCCCGAGATCCTGCTCGGACTGATCCCGGGCGCCGGCGGCACCCAGCGCCTGGCCCGGCTGGTGGGGCCGTCCAAGGCCAAGGACCTGATCTTCACGGGCCGTCAGGTGAAGGCGGAGGAGGCCCTGGCGATCGGTCTCGTGGACCGTGTGGTGCCCGCCGCCGAGGTGTACGAGCAGGCGCGCGCGTGGGCGGCGCGGCTGGCCAAGGGGCCCGCGCTGGCGCTGCGGGCCGCCAAGGAGTCCGTGGACGCGGGGCTGGAGACGGACATCGACACCGGGCTCACGATCGAGCGGACCTGGTTCGCGGGGCTGTTCGCCACCGAGGACCGCGAGCGCGGCATGCGCAGCTTCGTGGAGGAGGGTCCGGGCAAGGCCGAATTCCTCTGA
- a CDS encoding ATP-binding protein — protein sequence MMGGMAGLEGVEQPRQRGSATAARWTTAVEDEQAFKALELFGNPTEGEVRLPSRPESAATARRITSCVMLRQWQLPPQTAEYGVLLVSELVGNAVRHTGARVFGLRMLRRRGWVRIEVRDPSRGLPCLMPVREMDVSGRGLFLVDKLSDRWGVDLLPRGKTTWFEMRTADR from the coding sequence ATGATGGGTGGCATGGCGGGCCTGGAGGGTGTGGAGCAGCCGCGACAGCGCGGCAGCGCGACAGCGGCGCGATGGACGACTGCCGTCGAAGACGAACAGGCGTTCAAGGCACTGGAGTTGTTCGGAAATCCGACGGAGGGCGAAGTCCGGCTGCCCTCCCGCCCGGAGTCCGCCGCCACGGCCCGGCGCATCACTTCGTGCGTGATGCTGCGTCAGTGGCAGCTTCCTCCGCAGACCGCCGAGTACGGTGTGCTACTGGTCTCCGAACTCGTGGGCAACGCGGTGCGGCATACCGGGGCGCGGGTTTTCGGGCTTCGGATGCTGCGTCGCCGTGGCTGGGTGCGGATCGAGGTGCGCGACCCCTCGCGCGGACTGCCGTGTCTGATGCCCGTCCGTGAGATGGACGTCAGCGGCCGAGGTCTCTTCCTGGTCGACAAGCTCTCCGACCGGTGGGGCGTGGATCTCTTACCGCGCGGCAAGACCACCTGGTTCGAGATGCGCACCGCCGACCGCTGA
- a CDS encoding polysaccharide deacetylase family protein: MSGRRTPVPRRGALRTAAGALLAGTSAVGCAQGGASRPQAPAAARNGGSTPGPVRPAGTPRRLPGQPVQIEHGPRGRPRVALTFHGQGDPAMARTVLAAAERAGARLTVLAVGSWLDQNPGMARRILDGGHDLGNHTQSHLDINAMDETRAYEEITGCAQRLRRLTGSIGTWFRPSRARYATPLVQDLARRAGYPHVLSYDVDSLDFTSPGVAAVTRKVAGELRNGSVVSLHFGYRDTVAALPLLLTEIDRRRLRAVTATELLT; encoded by the coding sequence ATGAGCGGTCGCAGGACACCGGTGCCCCGACGAGGCGCCCTGCGCACCGCGGCCGGAGCGCTCCTGGCAGGCACCTCCGCGGTGGGCTGCGCGCAGGGCGGGGCCTCGCGGCCTCAGGCCCCGGCGGCCGCGAGGAACGGCGGGAGCACTCCCGGCCCGGTCCGGCCGGCCGGCACCCCGCGGCGCCTCCCCGGGCAGCCGGTGCAGATCGAGCACGGCCCACGCGGCCGCCCCCGGGTCGCCCTCACCTTCCACGGCCAGGGCGACCCGGCCATGGCCCGCACCGTCCTCGCCGCGGCCGAACGGGCCGGCGCCCGGCTCACCGTCCTGGCCGTCGGCAGCTGGCTCGACCAGAACCCCGGGATGGCGCGCAGGATCCTCGACGGGGGTCACGACCTCGGCAACCACACCCAGAGCCACCTCGACATCAACGCGATGGACGAGACACGGGCGTACGAGGAGATCACCGGCTGCGCCCAGCGCCTGCGCCGGCTCACCGGTTCGATCGGCACCTGGTTCAGACCCTCGCGCGCCCGGTACGCCACGCCGCTCGTCCAGGACCTCGCGCGCCGGGCCGGCTACCCGCACGTCCTCTCCTACGACGTGGACTCCCTCGACTTCACCTCGCCCGGGGTCGCGGCCGTCACGCGCAAGGTCGCCGGTGAGCTCCGCAACGGCTCCGTGGTGAGCCTGCACTTCGGCTACCGGGACACCGTCGCCGCACTGCCTCTCCTCCTCACCGAGATCGACCGCCGCCGGCTGCGCGCGGTGACCGCCACGGAGCTGCTGACCTGA
- a CDS encoding EF-hand domain-containing protein: MADIESARAAFERFDQNSDGRITAAEYKSAMAQLGDPYVTETVAQAVINAHDGNGDGELTFDEFWASQNKA, from the coding sequence GTGGCGGACATCGAGTCGGCACGAGCGGCATTCGAGCGCTTCGACCAGAACAGCGACGGCCGCATAACGGCCGCCGAGTACAAGAGCGCCATGGCGCAGCTCGGTGACCCCTACGTCACCGAGACGGTCGCCCAGGCCGTCATCAACGCCCACGACGGAAACGGCGACGGTGAGCTCACGTTCGACGAGTTCTGGGCCTCGCAGAACAAGGCCTGA
- a CDS encoding serine hydrolase domain-containing protein, which yields MSGGGKADDGRRAALLAEGRARRVCSGAAWSVGSSRGPVDRGWLGTRSWGGAELDGTDLWDLASVTKPVVGLVVMALAERGALSLDATVGELLPRYRDTDKARLTVTGLLTHTSGLPGRVPMYRDHTTREALLTALGTLPLRSGPGVRVEYSSQGFILLGLIAEHAGGQGLETLVAELVCAPLGLKDTGFNPAPGDRVRAVATERCPWRGRTVAGEVHDENAAVLGGIAGHAGLFATLADTERLAVCLAGGARELLRPETFALMTAPHTDGLNLRRALAWQGQDPADSPVGPSFGPASYGHTGFTGTSVWVDPGAGRYAVLLTNRVHPTREGDGIVGLRREFHSLPG from the coding sequence GTGAGCGGCGGCGGGAAGGCGGACGACGGCCGGCGTGCCGCCCTGCTGGCCGAAGGCAGGGCGCGGCGCGTCTGTTCGGGGGCCGCGTGGTCGGTGGGTTCCTCGCGGGGCCCCGTGGACCGGGGGTGGCTGGGCACCAGGAGCTGGGGCGGCGCGGAGCTGGACGGCACGGACCTGTGGGATCTCGCCTCCGTCACCAAGCCCGTGGTGGGCCTGGTCGTCATGGCGCTCGCCGAGCGCGGCGCCCTGTCCCTCGACGCCACGGTCGGGGAACTGCTCCCCCGCTACCGGGACACCGACAAGGCGCGGCTGACCGTCACCGGACTCCTCACCCACACCTCGGGTCTCCCCGGGCGGGTCCCGATGTACCGCGACCACACCACCCGGGAGGCCCTGCTCACCGCGCTCGGCACGCTGCCGCTGCGGTCCGGGCCGGGCGTACGGGTCGAATACTCCTCCCAGGGCTTCATACTGCTCGGCCTGATCGCCGAACACGCGGGCGGGCAGGGGCTGGAGACCCTGGTCGCCGAGCTGGTGTGCGCCCCACTGGGCCTGAAGGACACCGGTTTCAACCCCGCCCCCGGCGACCGGGTGCGCGCGGTGGCGACCGAGCGGTGTCCCTGGCGTGGACGGACCGTCGCGGGCGAGGTGCACGACGAGAACGCCGCCGTGCTCGGCGGGATCGCCGGCCACGCGGGGCTGTTCGCGACCCTCGCCGACACCGAACGGCTCGCCGTCTGCCTGGCGGGCGGGGCCCGTGAGCTGCTGCGCCCCGAGACGTTCGCCCTGATGACCGCCCCGCACACCGACGGACTGAACCTCCGCCGCGCTCTCGCCTGGCAGGGCCAGGACCCGGCGGACTCCCCTGTCGGCCCGTCCTTCGGGCCGGCCTCGTACGGCCACACCGGTTTCACCGGGACGAGCGTCTGGGTCGATCCCGGCGCGGGGCGCTACGCGGTGCTGCTCACCAACCGGGTCCATCCCACACGGGAGGGCGACGGGATCGTCGGACTCCGGCGGGAGTTCCATTCCCTGCCGGGGTGA
- a CDS encoding IclR family transcriptional regulator — protein sequence MGKPVNSRSKEQPPAGQAVGQSVMGPVDKAMEVLSALVETGAPHRLADLARRTGLTKPTVHRLLRGLAASGFAEPAEGGSYRAGPRLLGLAAAALDSGPGLHLIRPVLAELRSRTGLLAHYAVRDGDFAVCLETSEPAREYALELRPGSRAPLLLCAPGLAMLAALPPEEAEPAFAAGESAGHPLPVPAAELRDEIAAAAERGYALDDQYEQEDRRALAAAVRDGEGRIAGAVVLTGLVFTLDRAGVELYGPMVRAAARAVSAGLGSDGRARLAVARDTARSAARGAAL from the coding sequence ATGGGGAAACCGGTCAATAGCCGTTCGAAGGAGCAGCCGCCCGCGGGCCAGGCTGTCGGACAGTCCGTCATGGGCCCGGTGGACAAGGCGATGGAGGTCCTGTCCGCGCTGGTGGAGACGGGCGCACCGCACCGTCTGGCCGATCTGGCCCGCCGCACGGGGCTCACCAAACCCACCGTGCACCGGTTGCTGCGCGGCCTCGCCGCCTCCGGCTTCGCCGAGCCCGCCGAAGGGGGGAGCTACCGTGCGGGGCCTCGGCTGCTCGGTCTCGCGGCGGCGGCGCTCGACAGCGGTCCGGGTCTGCACCTGATCAGGCCGGTGCTGGCCGAACTCCGTTCCCGTACGGGCCTGCTCGCGCACTACGCCGTACGCGACGGCGACTTCGCGGTCTGCCTGGAGACGTCGGAGCCCGCCCGGGAGTACGCGCTGGAACTCCGCCCGGGGTCGCGCGCGCCCCTGCTGCTCTGCGCACCGGGCCTCGCGATGCTGGCCGCCCTCCCCCCGGAGGAGGCCGAACCGGCCTTCGCGGCAGGGGAGTCGGCCGGGCATCCGCTGCCGGTGCCCGCCGCGGAACTGCGCGACGAGATCGCCGCGGCGGCGGAGCGCGGCTACGCGCTCGACGACCAGTACGAGCAGGAGGACCGCCGCGCGCTCGCCGCGGCGGTGCGGGACGGCGAGGGGCGCATCGCGGGGGCCGTCGTGCTCACCGGACTCGTCTTCACCCTCGACCGGGCGGGCGTCGAGCTGTACGGCCCGATGGTCCGGGCAGCCGCGCGCGCGGTCTCCGCGGGGCTGGGCTCCGACGGGCGGGCCAGGCTCGCGGTCGCCCGTGACACGGCACGGTCCGCCGCCCGGGGCGCGGCCCTGTGA